A section of the Pseudomonas tritici genome encodes:
- a CDS encoding outer membrane protein transport protein, translating to MNNKKQHVQVLLGLALIGGAIVIAPVQAGGFSTPTYGAPGWGRAFAGGSLFKNDPSSAYNNPAAMAFVEHNVAQFTVDYARIKIKYKGDASDYAGNPISSTPLDAGGFPDLAATTANNNDGGQGGFTAWLPTGFMVMPLGDRFAFGLSQVVPQGMRSTWDQDSKLRDFAVDTKIETVGLTGSLSFKVNDQFSIGGGVIVQHSKGFVSQNVDLLSAAAVSDSVLGGVTFPSDVGSALMRVKVDNISAGWFTGVVWKPTDRDTLGLNYHAKIKNKMTGKYNIYADQFSYNLMTQPSPFGGSGTLVNTAYPGLELAPDGAHASVQLDIPATAGLDWVHQFNDRFTLGASVTWTQWSSFKDLTLKSGGATIVSIPYNYKDTWMYSVGGDFRATDELTLRAGVAIDQTPTRNSTRDPRIPDGDRTFLSLGAGYDVKAVKGLSLDVAYSHQFVQEVKLKTQNVDRLGGASLNGKAESSGDVVSLSATYAF from the coding sequence ATGAATAATAAGAAACAACATGTGCAGGTTTTGCTGGGGCTGGCGCTGATAGGAGGGGCGATTGTGATCGCACCCGTGCAAGCCGGCGGTTTTTCAACGCCGACCTACGGCGCGCCAGGTTGGGGTCGGGCTTTTGCGGGCGGCTCGCTGTTCAAGAATGACCCGAGCTCGGCGTACAACAACCCAGCTGCCATGGCTTTTGTAGAGCATAACGTTGCGCAATTTACCGTCGACTATGCGCGTATCAAGATCAAGTACAAGGGCGATGCCTCTGATTATGCAGGTAACCCGATTTCCAGTACTCCGTTGGACGCAGGAGGGTTTCCCGACCTCGCGGCGACCACTGCTAACAACAACGACGGCGGGCAAGGCGGGTTTACGGCCTGGTTGCCAACCGGTTTCATGGTGATGCCCCTGGGGGATCGGTTCGCTTTCGGCCTGAGCCAGGTCGTTCCCCAAGGCATGCGCTCCACCTGGGATCAGGATTCGAAACTGCGCGACTTTGCCGTGGACACCAAGATCGAAACGGTGGGTTTGACGGGGTCCCTGTCGTTCAAGGTCAATGATCAATTCTCCATCGGTGGTGGCGTGATCGTGCAGCACAGCAAGGGCTTCGTAAGCCAGAACGTCGACTTGCTATCTGCCGCTGCCGTGTCGGATTCCGTCCTGGGCGGGGTCACGTTTCCATCGGATGTCGGTAGCGCATTGATGCGTGTCAAGGTCGACAATATCTCGGCTGGCTGGTTTACCGGCGTCGTGTGGAAACCCACGGACCGAGATACGTTGGGCTTGAACTACCACGCCAAGATCAAAAACAAAATGACCGGTAAATACAATATTTACGCCGATCAGTTTTCCTACAACCTCATGACCCAGCCGAGCCCTTTCGGCGGTAGCGGCACACTGGTTAATACGGCTTATCCCGGCCTTGAACTGGCGCCGGACGGTGCCCATGCCAGTGTCCAACTGGACATTCCTGCCACTGCGGGCCTGGATTGGGTGCACCAGTTCAACGACCGATTCACCCTGGGCGCCAGCGTGACCTGGACGCAGTGGTCGTCGTTTAAAGACCTTACGCTCAAGTCGGGAGGCGCGACGATCGTCTCCATCCCCTACAACTATAAAGACACCTGGATGTACTCGGTCGGCGGCGATTTCCGCGCCACCGATGAATTGACCCTGCGTGCCGGTGTGGCCATCGACCAGACACCCACCCGCAACTCCACCCGTGACCCACGGATCCCGGATGGGGACCGCACCTTTCTGTCGTTGGGCGCTGGGTACGATGTCAAAGCGGTCAAGGGTTTGAGTCTCGATGTTGCGTACTCCCACCAGTTCGTTCAGGAGGTCAAGCTGAAGACCCAGAACGTCGATCGCCTGGGTGGCGCCAGCCTCAACGGCAAAGCCGAGTCGTCGGGCGATGTCGTCAGCTTATCGGCAACCTACGCGTTCTGA
- the praB gene encoding alkane oxidation protein activator PraB encodes MKSLKTLVSLSALAVCMGAASMANAYSIAPVNTSFTAPGTISVKSPSSFQATVNCGATFTGNVDATGVAKITGVAVTGGGLCALPKITGLPWTLTATGPAAGSVTNVGYTIASSILYPASNCGPSTITVGYSGGVLSAANQTLSGSCTVVSLSVTPSPALTIVP; translated from the coding sequence ATGAAAAGCTTGAAAACCCTCGTATCGTTGTCTGCTTTGGCTGTTTGCATGGGTGCTGCTTCCATGGCGAACGCTTATAGCATCGCTCCGGTTAACACCAGCTTCACCGCGCCAGGCACCATCTCGGTGAAATCGCCATCCTCCTTCCAAGCCACCGTTAATTGCGGTGCGACGTTCACCGGCAATGTTGATGCGACGGGCGTTGCAAAAATCACGGGCGTGGCGGTGACCGGTGGCGGGCTGTGCGCCCTGCCCAAGATCACTGGTTTGCCCTGGACTTTGACCGCCACTGGCCCGGCTGCCGGTTCTGTGACCAACGTCGGTTACACCATCGCCAGCTCGATTCTGTACCCGGCCTCCAATTGCGGCCCGTCCACCATTACCGTGGGCTACAGCGGCGGCGTGCTGTCGGCAGCCAACCAGACGCTGAGCGGCAGCTGCACCGTGGTGAGCCTGAGCGTGACACCAAGCCCTGCGCTGACCATCGTGCCTTGA
- the praA gene encoding alkane oxidation protein activator PraA, which yields MQSPAKFTTHIVLAALGLIVYHQAQAARIEPAGSAFTAQGPISFSKGALISADCTIKVAGKVAADGSSVNVDKVEFDGGLKCSRVEAINLPWVLVAKDTKSGSMSKISVDVHAFGLGGKCGPSTAEGTWDNATGKLEAANVPIGEDCTIKTVSIKMPPNFKVVE from the coding sequence ATGCAATCACCTGCCAAGTTCACCACCCATATCGTATTGGCCGCGCTGGGCCTGATCGTCTATCACCAGGCTCAAGCTGCGCGCATTGAGCCTGCCGGCAGTGCGTTTACCGCCCAGGGCCCCATCAGTTTTTCCAAAGGTGCGCTGATCAGCGCCGACTGCACCATCAAGGTCGCCGGCAAAGTGGCGGCCGACGGCTCATCGGTGAATGTCGACAAAGTTGAATTCGATGGCGGCCTCAAATGCAGCCGAGTCGAAGCCATTAACCTGCCCTGGGTATTAGTTGCCAAAGACACCAAGAGTGGTTCTATGTCGAAAATCAGCGTGGATGTTCATGCCTTTGGTTTAGGCGGCAAGTGCGGGCCTTCTACCGCCGAGGGAACATGGGATAACGCCACCGGTAAGTTGGAAGCCGCGAATGTACCGATTGGCGAAGACTGCACGATCAAGACGGTGTCGATCAAGATGCCACCGAACTTCAAAGTGGTTGAATAA
- a CDS encoding alkane 1-monooxygenase, with amino-acid sequence MNQTLAAPSVWTDGKRHLWWLGIMPLATPLLSGALAISTGIQQLWWVGVLVIFGLIPLIDGLLGEDVSNPPESAVSHLESQSYYRWIVYTGVLFVISSVVITGWLAAGGIDWIIRGGLLQAAANLEPSNWLSHAASYITARTQLHGEASWFTYLGMAMSTGAATGIAINTAHELGHKPNALEVFLAKVTLAPTFYGHFYTEHNRGHHVRVATPEDPASSRLGESFWAFLPRSVWLSARSAWNLERERLRKLGLPAWHWQNGVLSAWMYSVVLWGAMIAWLGVSVIPFLIIQGIYGFSLLEVVNYVEHYGLKRQKLPNGRYERCSPRHSWNSNRIVTNIFLFQLQRHSDHHANPTRSYQSLRHFDESPQLPYGYASMIVWAYVPYLWRRRMDHRVLNHYAGDITLTNLQPSQRLKYLEKYSGSAKPF; translated from the coding sequence ATGAATCAGACTCTGGCAGCCCCAAGCGTATGGACCGACGGCAAGCGTCACCTGTGGTGGCTGGGCATCATGCCCCTGGCCACGCCATTGCTCTCCGGTGCCCTGGCCATTTCCACCGGTATCCAGCAACTCTGGTGGGTTGGCGTGCTGGTGATCTTCGGCCTGATCCCGCTGATCGACGGCTTGCTTGGTGAGGATGTGAGCAACCCGCCCGAATCCGCCGTCAGCCACCTCGAATCCCAAAGCTATTACCGCTGGATCGTCTACACGGGCGTGCTGTTCGTCATTTCATCGGTGGTGATCACCGGTTGGCTGGCCGCCGGCGGTATCGACTGGATCATCCGGGGTGGTTTGTTGCAAGCTGCCGCGAACCTGGAACCGTCCAACTGGTTGTCCCACGCCGCCAGCTACATCACTGCGCGCACTCAGCTGCATGGCGAAGCGAGCTGGTTCACCTACCTGGGCATGGCCATGTCGACAGGTGCCGCTACCGGCATCGCGATCAACACGGCCCACGAACTGGGACACAAGCCCAACGCGTTGGAAGTGTTCCTGGCCAAGGTCACCCTGGCCCCGACCTTCTACGGCCACTTCTACACCGAACACAACCGTGGCCATCACGTACGTGTGGCTACACCGGAAGATCCAGCCAGTTCGCGCCTGGGGGAGAGCTTCTGGGCCTTCCTGCCCCGCTCGGTATGGCTCAGTGCCCGTTCGGCGTGGAACCTGGAGCGCGAACGCCTGCGCAAGCTCGGCTTGCCCGCCTGGCATTGGCAGAACGGCGTACTCAGCGCATGGATGTACAGCGTGGTGCTGTGGGGTGCGATGATCGCGTGGTTGGGCGTGTCAGTGATCCCGTTCCTGATCATCCAAGGCATCTACGGCTTCTCGCTGCTGGAAGTGGTGAACTACGTCGAGCATTACGGGCTTAAACGCCAGAAGTTGCCCAATGGTCGTTATGAGCGTTGCTCACCACGGCATTCATGGAACAGCAACCGTATTGTCACCAATATCTTTCTGTTCCAATTGCAGCGGCACTCCGATCACCATGCCAACCCAACCCGTAGTTATCAGTCGTTGCGCCACTTTGATGAGTCGCCGCAACTTCCCTACGGCTATGCGAGCATGATTGTCTGGGCCTATGTGCCTTACTTGTGGCGCCGTCGCATGGACCATCGAGTGCTGAACCATTATGCCGGGGATATCACCCTGACCAATCTTCAACCTTCACAACGCTTGAAGTATCTGGAGAAATACAGCGGCAGTGCCAAGCCGTTCTGA